Proteins encoded in a region of the Quercus lobata isolate SW786 chromosome 8, ValleyOak3.0 Primary Assembly, whole genome shotgun sequence genome:
- the LOC115955066 gene encoding O-acyltransferase WSD1-like, with the protein MEFEEGLEPVSPTGQYFNSSVLSVSIIAVMEFEIPINNLPSIMSLVKDVFLPINPRFSSIMVTGEKGEKQWKRVEVKLEDHINVPIFPIGLSPDSYDEYFDDYISKIAMNHFPQNKPLWEIHIVKYPTSNAAGTIIFKLHHALGDGYSLMGALLSSMQRADNPSLPLTFPFRQRSESKSDRLSRGVSQLVSLIFNTIHDFGWSMLKSNLIEDDRTPIRSGEKGVEFRPITISTMTFSLDHIKFIKDKLGVTINDVITGIIFFGTRLYMQEVSQKSSKADSTAIVLLSTRTVKGYKSVKEMIKPESDTPWGNQFGLLHVSIPKFTNLKSSNPLEFVLKVHKIIRKKRNSSSVYFTGRLLSIMKKLKGPEAASKYIHRASNYSSMSISNMIGPVEQMALVKHPVKGLYFMTLKVPQSLTITMVSYMGNLRVAVGSEKGFLDPHKFKSCVINAFEMTLQAAHEIPT; encoded by the exons ATGGAGTTCGAGGAAGGATTGGAGCCAGTAAGTCCTACTGGACAGTACTTCAACAGCTCTGTGCTATCAGTATCCATTATTGCTGTTATGGAATTTGAGATTCCAATCAACAACCTGCCCTCCATAATGTCATTGGTCAAAGATGTGTTCCTCCCCATTAATCCTCGTTTCTCCTCCATTATG GTCACAGGTGAAAAAGGTGAGAAACAATGGAAAAGAGTAGAAGTGAAGCTTGAAGACCACATTAACGTTCCCATTTTCCCTATTGGATTGTCACCTGATTCATATGATGAATATTTTGATGACTACATATCAAAGATAGCAATGAACCATTTTCCACAGAACAAACCACTATGGGAGATTCACATTGTTAAATATCCAACAAGCAATGCAGCTGGTACTATCATATTCAAGCTTCACCATGCTCTTGGTGATGGCTACTCTCTCATGGGTGCACTTCTTTCTAGTATGCAAAGAGCTGATAATCCTTCTCTTCCGCTAACATTTCCCTTTCGCCAACGCTCAGAGTCAAAAAGTGACAGATTAAGCAGAGGGGTGTCCCAACTCGTTTCCTTGATCTTTAACACCATACATGATTTTGGATGGAGCATGTTAAAGAGCAATTTGATTGAAGATGATCGAACTCCGATAAGGTCTGGGGAAAAAGGAGTGGAGTTTCGACCAATTACAATATCAACTATGACATTCTCTCTGGAtcatatcaaatttattaaGGACAAGCTTGGAGTG ACCATAAATGATGTAATTACTGGTATAATCTTCTTTGGCACCCGGTTATATATGCAAGAGGTTAGCCAGAAATCAAGCAAAGCGGATTCCACAGCAATAGTGTTGCTCAGTACAAGGACAGTTAAGGGCTACAAGTCAGTCAAAGAGATGATCAAACCTGAATCCGATACACCATGGGGAAACCAGTTCGGTCTCTTACATGTATCAATACCAAAGTTCACAAATCTTAAATCCTCAAACCCCCTTGAGTTTGTTTTGAAAGTGCACAAAATAATCAGGAAGAAGAGAAACTCTTCATCTGTATACTTCACTGGTCGCCTATTGTCGATTATGAAGAAACTAAAAGGCCCTGAG GCAGCATCTAAATACATCCATAGAGCATCAAATTACTCGAGCATGTCGATCTCAAATATGATAGGGCCAGTGGAACAAATGGCTCTGGTTAAACATCCAGTTAAAGGCTTATACTTTATGACCCTTAAAGTACCTCAG AGTCTTACAATTACAATGGTTAGCTACATGGGAAATCTGAGGGTTGCCGTTGGCTCAGAGAAAGGGTTCTTAGATCCCCACAAGTTCAAGTCGTGTGTGATCAATGCCTTTGAGATGACACTCCAAGCGGCACATGAAATTCCCacatga